A portion of the Thermosediminibacter oceani DSM 16646 genome contains these proteins:
- a CDS encoding DUF1292 domain-containing protein codes for MMDERETITLYDEEGKASEFEVLGVVTVEDNDYAILIPMDEEDEETAYIFRIDTDEDGDEVLTVVEDDEEFEKVKEAWEALCEEDFEEDYDEENLEDD; via the coding sequence ATGATGGATGAAAGGGAAACGATAACACTGTATGATGAAGAAGGAAAAGCATCGGAATTCGAGGTTCTCGGAGTAGTCACTGTGGAAGACAATGATTACGCCATTCTCATCCCAATGGATGAAGAGGATGAGGAAACAGCCTATATTTTTAGAATCGATACTGACGAAGATGGCGATGAGGTTTTGACCGTGGTAGAGGATGACGAGGAATTTGAAAAGGTGAAAGAGGCCTGGGAAGCTTTATGTGAAGAAGATTTTGAAGAAGACTATGATGAAGAAAATCTTGAAGACGATTAA
- the ruvX gene encoding Holliday junction resolvase RuvX: MRILGLDVGNKRIGVAVSDELGITAQGVGVIERGDVKRDIERISEIVKRYQVKKVIIGLPLNMNGTLGPQGQLVKDFGEKLRHSLNLDVEYWDERLSTVTAEKVLIDADISRRKRKGVIDKLSAIVILQSFLDSRSNIDTGSKLL, translated from the coding sequence ATGCGTATTCTGGGTTTAGATGTAGGCAATAAGAGGATAGGGGTGGCCGTTTCCGACGAACTCGGAATAACAGCTCAGGGAGTAGGAGTGATCGAGCGCGGGGATGTAAAGAGAGATATCGAAAGAATATCGGAAATTGTAAAAAGGTATCAGGTCAAAAAGGTAATCATCGGATTGCCCCTCAATATGAACGGCACCTTGGGGCCCCAAGGCCAGTTGGTTAAAGACTTCGGGGAAAAGTTGAGACATTCCTTGAATTTAGATGTCGAGTACTGGGATGAAAGGTTATCTACCGTAACTGCCGAAAAGGTACTGATTGATGCCGATATTTCGAGGAGAAAGAGAAAGGGAGTGATAGACAAGTTATCGGCAATAGTCATACTTCAGAGCTTTCTTGATAGTAGGTCAAATATTGACACAGGTTCAAAATTACTATAA
- a CDS encoding aldo/keto reductase, which translates to MQYTNLGKTGIKVSRLCFGTLTLGPLQANFSAEKGADLICKAVDLGVNFLDTAEFYQNYPHICLAIKKSGRDLVVATKSYAYTYQGMRESVEKARKALDRDVIDIFMLHEQESRLTLKGHREALEYLIDAKEKGIIRATGVSTHTVEVVLAAAGMDEIDVIHPIVNYKGIGIKDGTVNDMIEAIKKAYENGKGIYGMKCLGGGNLVGVKKEAFKFILGLPYLHSVAVGMKSEHEIVANILTFEGKDVPEELERLISSEKRRLLIEDWCEGCGRCVEKCGFNALSLEEGRAVVNSERCTLCGYCGGVCPEFCIKIV; encoded by the coding sequence ATGCAATATACTAACCTGGGAAAAACTGGAATTAAGGTATCACGTCTTTGTTTTGGTACGCTTACCCTCGGGCCCCTTCAGGCGAATTTTTCCGCGGAGAAAGGGGCTGATTTAATTTGTAAGGCTGTGGATCTGGGTGTCAATTTCCTGGATACCGCTGAATTTTACCAGAATTACCCGCATATATGTCTTGCGATCAAAAAGTCAGGGCGCGATCTGGTGGTTGCAACTAAATCTTACGCCTATACTTATCAGGGAATGAGAGAAAGCGTTGAAAAAGCACGTAAAGCACTGGACAGGGATGTAATAGATATTTTCATGCTCCACGAACAGGAATCCCGGTTAACACTCAAAGGGCATCGCGAAGCCCTGGAATATCTAATTGATGCAAAAGAAAAGGGAATAATAAGAGCAACGGGTGTTTCCACTCATACTGTCGAGGTTGTGCTGGCAGCAGCCGGAATGGACGAAATCGATGTTATACATCCAATAGTAAATTACAAGGGCATAGGGATCAAAGATGGAACGGTAAATGACATGATAGAAGCCATAAAAAAGGCATATGAAAACGGCAAAGGGATTTACGGTATGAAATGCCTTGGAGGGGGCAATCTTGTAGGTGTAAAAAAGGAGGCTTTCAAATTTATACTTGGGCTACCGTACCTTCATTCGGTAGCAGTAGGCATGAAGTCTGAGCATGAGATAGTGGCTAATATCCTGACTTTCGAAGGGAAGGACGTTCCTGAAGAATTGGAAAGGCTCATTTCTTCCGAAAAGAGGCGGTTATTAATTGAGGATTGGTGTGAGGGTTGCGGCCGCTGTGTGGAAAAGTGCGGATTCAATGCCCTTTCCCTTGAAGAAGGTAGAGCCGTGGTTAATTCAGAACGCTGTACATTATGCGGTTACTGTGGCGGGGTTTGTCCTGAGTTCTGTATAAAAATCGTATAA
- a CDS encoding IreB family regulatory phosphoprotein has product MVGNMQDTMMFKKMEKEDLKPAKQILTEVYNALKEKGYNPISQIVGYLLSGDPAYITSFKNARNIIRKIERDELLEELVKSYLEKQ; this is encoded by the coding sequence ATGGTAGGAAACATGCAGGATACAATGATGTTTAAAAAAATGGAAAAGGAAGATTTAAAACCTGCAAAACAGATTTTAACAGAAGTTTATAATGCATTGAAAGAAAAAGGTTATAATCCGATTAGTCAAATCGTAGGGTATCTTTTATCGGGGGATCCCGCTTACATAACGAGTTTTAAGAACGCCCGCAACATTATAAGGAAAATCGAGCGGGACGAATTACTGGAAGAACTTGTAAAAAGTTATCTTGAGAAACAGTGA
- the alaS gene encoding alanine--tRNA ligase, with the protein MMTSSEIREKFLSFFESKGHVRVPSSSLVPYNDPTLLFTNAGMNQFKDVFLGLKKLPFTRATTAQKCVRAGGKHNDLDSVGRTARHHTFFEMLGNFSFGDYFKRDAIAYAWEFLTEVLQLPKERLWVSIYENDDEAFYLWQEVANIPPEKIIRLGEKDNFWAMGDTGPCGPCSEIYIDRGEEHRCNSPECKIGVCDCDRWRELWNLVFMQYNRDEHGNLTPLPRPSIDTGMGLERIATVMQNVYSNYDTDLLRPIIAFVENMTGKKYYGDERGFPFRVIADHIRAITFLISDGVLPGNEGRSYVLRRILRRAARFGKELDLNRPFLYKIVPVVVSLMGDAYPEIKKNQDYIQRVTKFEEERFHETLNDGLKLLFEGMAELEEKNQKVIPGEMAFMLYDTYGFPLDLTEDVAREKGFNIDREAFEELMERQRKKAKAARKEEYPVNELYEILAPMEPTIFVGYDCLSTEAQVELIISGKEPVVEADEKAGEIILVLDRTPFYGEAGGQVGDTGIIENENFTFRVRDTQRTPDGKIYHIGKVEKGFIRLKERVTASVDEARRRDIARNHSATHLLHRALKDVLGEHVNQAGSLVAHDRLRFDFSHFAALTEDEIKKIEDLVNKAILDDLPVVVEETTVEEAQKAGAIALFGEKYGEKVRMVSMGNYSKELCGGTHVSSTSKIGLFKIISESSVGAGVRRIEAVTGWNLLNYTRENLAIISDLVSLLKSKPQDLTAKVEELFETIKRNERQVESLRQRLINTRVEEIAAGKILLGDINVISAKVDDASMDDLRNISDVLRQKIKSGIVVLGSTSGDRVFLVCSVTKDLVEKGYHAGKIVKQAAEVAGGSGGGRPDFAQAGGKYPDKLEQALKVAVDVIKNWTA; encoded by the coding sequence ATGATGACCAGCAGCGAGATACGAGAAAAATTTTTGAGTTTTTTCGAAAGCAAGGGACATGTCCGTGTTCCCAGCTCATCTTTGGTACCTTATAACGATCCCACACTGCTTTTTACCAACGCAGGAATGAATCAGTTCAAAGACGTCTTCCTCGGCCTTAAGAAGTTGCCCTTCACCCGGGCTACAACCGCACAGAAATGCGTACGAGCCGGGGGGAAACACAACGACCTGGACAGCGTCGGAAGAACGGCTCGTCATCATACGTTTTTCGAAATGCTCGGCAATTTCTCCTTTGGGGACTATTTCAAGAGAGATGCCATCGCATACGCTTGGGAATTCCTTACAGAGGTTTTGCAGCTTCCAAAAGAACGGTTATGGGTCAGCATATACGAAAACGATGACGAGGCTTTTTATTTATGGCAGGAAGTTGCAAATATTCCTCCGGAGAAAATAATCCGCCTGGGTGAAAAAGACAATTTCTGGGCTATGGGTGATACCGGACCTTGCGGTCCGTGCAGCGAGATATATATCGACAGGGGAGAAGAACATCGATGCAATTCACCGGAGTGTAAAATAGGAGTATGCGACTGCGACAGGTGGCGGGAGCTTTGGAATCTGGTATTCATGCAGTACAACCGTGATGAACACGGAAACCTGACTCCCCTACCGAGACCCAGCATCGACACCGGTATGGGGCTTGAACGCATAGCTACCGTGATGCAGAACGTCTACAGCAATTACGATACCGATCTTCTCCGTCCGATCATAGCCTTTGTAGAAAATATGACAGGAAAGAAGTACTATGGGGATGAGCGGGGTTTCCCATTTAGGGTAATAGCGGATCACATAAGAGCCATCACATTTCTTATTTCAGACGGCGTTTTACCGGGTAACGAAGGAAGAAGTTATGTCCTGAGGCGTATACTGAGAAGGGCTGCAAGATTCGGTAAGGAGCTCGATCTTAACAGGCCGTTTTTATATAAGATCGTTCCGGTAGTGGTATCGCTGATGGGAGATGCCTATCCGGAAATAAAGAAAAATCAGGATTATATTCAGAGGGTAACTAAATTTGAGGAAGAACGTTTTCACGAGACTTTAAATGATGGATTAAAATTGCTCTTTGAAGGCATGGCCGAACTTGAAGAAAAAAACCAAAAAGTAATTCCCGGGGAAATGGCTTTTATGCTCTACGATACTTATGGTTTTCCCCTAGACCTAACCGAAGACGTGGCCAGGGAAAAAGGCTTTAATATAGATAGAGAAGCCTTTGAGGAACTCATGGAAAGGCAGAGAAAAAAAGCTAAAGCCGCACGAAAAGAGGAGTATCCGGTCAACGAGCTATACGAGATACTGGCGCCTATGGAGCCCACTATTTTTGTGGGTTATGATTGTCTCTCCACCGAAGCTCAGGTTGAATTGATCATATCGGGTAAAGAGCCCGTTGTTGAGGCAGATGAAAAAGCCGGAGAGATTATACTGGTGCTCGACAGGACTCCTTTTTACGGCGAAGCCGGTGGACAGGTGGGGGATACTGGTATAATCGAAAATGAAAATTTTACTTTCAGGGTAAGGGATACCCAGCGCACACCGGATGGAAAAATATACCATATAGGAAAAGTAGAGAAGGGATTCATCAGGTTAAAAGAGAGGGTAACGGCCAGTGTTGATGAAGCCCGGAGAAGGGATATAGCGAGAAATCACAGCGCCACCCATCTGCTGCATAGGGCGTTAAAGGACGTGCTTGGAGAGCATGTAAATCAGGCCGGATCCTTAGTGGCTCACGATAGATTGAGGTTCGATTTCAGCCATTTTGCGGCGTTAACCGAGGACGAGATTAAGAAAATCGAAGATCTGGTAAATAAAGCAATACTCGACGACCTACCGGTAGTCGTTGAAGAAACTACGGTGGAGGAAGCCCAGAAAGCCGGCGCGATAGCCCTTTTTGGAGAAAAGTATGGTGAAAAGGTTCGCATGGTCAGTATGGGCAACTACTCGAAAGAACTGTGCGGCGGTACCCATGTGAGTTCCACGTCAAAGATAGGCCTTTTCAAGATAATATCCGAAAGCAGTGTCGGCGCAGGCGTGAGGCGCATAGAAGCGGTAACCGGTTGGAATCTTTTGAATTACACCAGGGAGAACCTGGCTATAATAAGCGACCTGGTCTCGCTTTTAAAGTCGAAACCCCAGGATTTAACCGCCAAAGTTGAAGAATTGTTTGAAACGATAAAAAGAAACGAGCGGCAGGTTGAATCTCTCAGGCAGCGCCTGATAAATACTCGAGTGGAAGAGATAGCCGCTGGTAAAATATTGCTGGGCGATATCAACGTTATTTCTGCCAAAGTTGACGATGCATCTATGGATGACCTGAGGAATATTAGCGATGTCCTGCGCCAAAAAATAAAATCCGGCATAGTGGTGTTGGGTTCCACTTCGGGCGATAGGGTGTTTCTTGTGTGCTCGGTTACAAAAGACCTGGTTGAAAAAGGGTACCATGCCGGCAAAATAGTAAAACAGGCTGCTGAAGTTGCAGGAGGGAGCGGAGGAGGTAGGCCTGACTTTGCTCAAGCAGGAGGCAAGTATCCCGATAAGCTGGAGCAAGCTCTTAAGGTCGCCGTAGATGTAATAAAAAACTGGACTGCATAG
- a CDS encoding SoxR reducing system RseC family protein gives MRERAVVISKKGDQAEVEIIRTSACSKCKGCSLSSDNRTLKVWAQNEVDAEVGQVVEIEMESKALLSATFIVYVIPLVGFLLGVALGVELADILSIGWKELFSFITGLLFTALAFTGIYVNNRFFEKNPMFTSKIVNILDEHSRKH, from the coding sequence GTGAGAGAAAGGGCTGTTGTCATTTCAAAGAAAGGCGATCAAGCTGAAGTTGAAATAATACGCACGTCTGCCTGTTCGAAGTGCAAGGGTTGCAGCCTAAGTTCTGATAATAGGACCTTGAAAGTTTGGGCTCAAAATGAAGTGGATGCAGAAGTGGGCCAGGTAGTGGAAATCGAGATGGAGTCCAAGGCGCTGCTTTCGGCTACCTTTATAGTATACGTAATTCCGCTGGTAGGTTTTCTTTTGGGAGTGGCCCTGGGAGTGGAGCTGGCGGATATCCTGAGTATAGGGTGGAAGGAGCTTTTTTCGTTCATAACGGGACTTCTTTTTACCGCGCTGGCTTTCACAGGCATATACGTTAACAACAGGTTTTTTGAAAAGAACCCCATGTTCACTTCGAAAATAGTGAATATTTTGGACGAGCACAGTAGAAAACATTGA
- a CDS encoding metal-sensitive transcriptional regulator: MEHENSCSYCASKEDIKRRLKKIEGQIKGIQKMVEDEKYCVDILIQIAAVRAALNKVGLILFKDHTRGCVARAMNTDRQEEMIEELVEIILKFIR; the protein is encoded by the coding sequence ATGGAGCATGAAAACAGTTGTTCCTATTGTGCAAGCAAAGAAGATATAAAAAGGCGCCTGAAAAAAATTGAAGGTCAGATAAAAGGTATACAGAAAATGGTGGAAGATGAAAAATACTGCGTGGACATACTTATACAGATCGCCGCGGTTAGGGCGGCTCTAAACAAGGTGGGACTGATCCTTTTTAAAGACCATACCCGTGGATGCGTTGCTAGAGCTATGAACACTGACCGACAGGAAGAAATGATTGAAGAACTGGTGGAGATCATACTCAAATTTATCAGATAG
- the aspS gene encoding aspartate--tRNA ligase gives MSKKIKRTHHCGLLTSENTGQDVVLAGWVQTRRDLGGLIFVDLRDRSGVVQVVFSPEYNRQAFEKADELRSEFVIAVKGKVFKRPEENVNPKIPTGEIEVFVEELEVLNKAKTPPFPIEDDIKVDESLRLKYRYLDLRRPSMLHNMTFRHKVNKAIRDFLDENGFIEVETPMLTRSTPEGARDFLVPSRLNPGTFYALPQSPQLFKQILMVAGMERYYQITRCFRDEDLRADRQPEFTQLDIEMSFVDVDDVISLNEKLVKYVVEKTTGRTVEIPFRRITYRDAMEIYGSDKPDTRFGLEMVDVTDIAEKTEFKVFSEAAKSGGKVKGINIKNSAEQFSRRQIDELVEKAKEFGAKGLAWISLSSEGIKSPIAKFFAREVMDELLERMGAQPGDLLIFVADSDSKLVVTSLGQLRLHLGRQLNLIDKNKLNFLWVVEFPLLEWDEEEKRYVAMHHPFTSPMDEDLDLLEEDPGRVRAKAYDLVLNGTELGGGSIRIHRTEIQERMFKVLGFTKERAWNNFGFLLRAFEYGTPPHGGIAYGLDRMVMLLLGLNSIRDCIAFPKTQNASCLLTEAPAQVEPRQLKELYIQVTI, from the coding sequence ATGAGCAAAAAGATAAAAAGAACGCATCATTGTGGATTATTGACCTCGGAAAATACCGGCCAGGACGTTGTCCTGGCCGGATGGGTGCAGACCCGGAGGGACCTCGGAGGCCTTATATTTGTCGACCTACGGGACAGGAGCGGAGTGGTCCAAGTTGTGTTCAGCCCCGAGTATAACCGGCAGGCTTTTGAAAAAGCAGATGAATTAAGGAGCGAATTTGTGATTGCGGTTAAGGGTAAGGTTTTTAAGCGCCCCGAGGAAAACGTGAACCCGAAGATCCCCACCGGGGAAATAGAGGTATTTGTAGAAGAACTTGAGGTCCTAAATAAGGCCAAGACTCCGCCTTTCCCAATAGAGGATGATATAAAGGTCGACGAGAGCTTGAGGTTGAAGTACAGGTATCTTGATCTTCGAAGGCCCTCTATGCTGCACAATATGACCTTCAGGCATAAGGTAAATAAGGCTATAAGGGACTTTCTGGATGAAAATGGTTTTATTGAAGTAGAAACTCCGATGCTTACCCGCAGCACACCCGAAGGGGCCAGAGATTTTCTCGTTCCCAGCCGCCTTAATCCCGGCACCTTCTACGCACTACCTCAGTCACCCCAGCTCTTCAAGCAAATTCTAATGGTGGCGGGAATGGAAAGATATTACCAGATAACCAGATGTTTCAGGGATGAAGATCTGAGAGCAGACAGGCAGCCTGAGTTTACCCAGCTCGACATAGAGATGTCCTTCGTCGATGTGGATGATGTAATTTCATTGAACGAAAAGCTCGTTAAATATGTAGTAGAGAAAACGACGGGAAGGACAGTGGAGATTCCATTCCGAAGGATCACTTACAGGGATGCTATGGAGATTTACGGTTCGGATAAACCGGATACCCGCTTCGGTCTTGAAATGGTTGATGTGACCGATATTGCTGAAAAAACCGAATTTAAGGTGTTTTCCGAGGCGGCCAAGTCCGGCGGGAAGGTAAAGGGAATTAACATCAAAAACTCGGCCGAACAATTCAGCCGCCGGCAGATCGACGAACTCGTGGAAAAAGCCAAGGAATTCGGCGCTAAAGGACTGGCGTGGATTAGCCTTTCCAGCGAAGGAATTAAATCACCAATAGCAAAATTCTTTGCCCGGGAAGTCATGGATGAACTTCTGGAGCGCATGGGAGCCCAGCCCGGAGACCTTCTCATTTTTGTGGCGGACAGCGATTCAAAGCTGGTCGTGACATCTCTAGGGCAGCTCAGGCTGCACCTAGGCCGGCAGCTGAATTTGATCGATAAAAATAAGCTCAATTTCCTGTGGGTGGTCGAATTCCCCCTCCTTGAATGGGATGAGGAAGAGAAAAGATATGTTGCCATGCATCATCCCTTCACCTCACCTATGGATGAAGATTTGGACCTGCTGGAAGAAGACCCGGGCAGGGTCCGAGCCAAGGCTTACGACCTGGTTCTTAACGGTACCGAACTGGGAGGGGGCAGTATAAGGATTCACAGGACCGAAATTCAAGAGAGGATGTTTAAAGTCCTGGGATTTACGAAAGAAAGGGCATGGAACAATTTCGGCTTTCTTCTCAGGGCGTTCGAGTACGGCACGCCTCCTCACGGCGGTATAGCGTACGGTCTTGACCGTATGGTAATGCTCCTTTTGGGGCTCAACAGCATCCGCGATTGCATCGCCTTTCCCAAAACCCAGAATGCGTCATGCCTCCTGACGGAAGCTCCGGCGCAAGTGGAACCAAGGCAGTTGAAAGAGCTGTACATCCAGGTTACCATTTAA
- the hisS gene encoding histidine--tRNA ligase: protein MLTKAPRGTRDLLPEECTKWVFLENIFREICGQFGYREIRTPTFEHTELFQRGIGETTDIVEKEMYTFSDKSGRSITLKPEGTAPVARAYIEHKLYNKPMPVKLFYITPCFRYERPQAGRQREFHQFGIEAFGSPSPLIDVEVITLAVFFLKRLGLDSLEVRINSIGCERCREDYKKALEDFLFEKANSLCDTCKVRLGRNTLRILDCKDPGCQKLLVEAPVILEYLCDNCRGHFDEVKKGLSALDVKYSVDPGIVRGLDYYTKTVFEIISKDLGAQSTVCGGGRYDHLVEECGGPPTPAAGFGIGIERLIMVLEANGLLDIPPIQMDVFIAVLDETYRDYGLKLLYRLRMAGFSAETDYVGRSLKAQMKYADKIPSKYAFIIGEDEVKTGIITVKDLTTGEQEKVPCEEVETYLKNKIRKGC from the coding sequence ATGCTTACCAAAGCACCGAGGGGAACCCGTGATTTACTTCCCGAAGAATGTACCAAATGGGTATTCCTAGAGAATATCTTCAGAGAAATTTGTGGACAGTTTGGGTACCGAGAAATAAGGACTCCGACTTTTGAACATACCGAACTATTCCAAAGAGGTATCGGGGAAACTACGGATATAGTGGAAAAGGAGATGTACACTTTTTCAGATAAATCCGGCAGGAGCATCACGTTAAAACCCGAAGGCACCGCTCCGGTAGCCAGGGCGTACATAGAGCACAAACTTTATAATAAACCCATGCCGGTGAAACTTTTTTATATAACGCCCTGTTTCAGATACGAGAGACCTCAAGCCGGGAGACAGAGGGAGTTTCATCAATTCGGGATAGAGGCATTTGGATCGCCGAGTCCGTTAATAGATGTAGAAGTCATAACATTAGCTGTGTTTTTTTTGAAAAGGCTGGGGCTTGATTCTCTGGAAGTGCGCATCAATTCCATCGGATGCGAAAGGTGCCGTGAAGATTACAAAAAAGCCTTGGAGGATTTTCTTTTTGAGAAGGCAAACTCATTATGCGACACCTGTAAAGTGAGGCTCGGTAGGAACACTCTCCGTATCCTCGATTGTAAGGATCCCGGATGTCAAAAACTCCTAGTAGAAGCACCGGTAATCCTGGAATATCTTTGCGATAATTGTAGAGGGCACTTTGACGAAGTAAAAAAGGGCCTTTCAGCATTGGATGTTAAATATTCGGTGGACCCGGGTATAGTCAGAGGATTAGACTATTACACAAAAACGGTTTTTGAGATCATTTCCAAAGACCTGGGAGCCCAGAGCACCGTTTGCGGCGGAGGGCGGTACGATCATCTGGTGGAAGAATGCGGGGGGCCTCCAACGCCAGCCGCCGGTTTCGGCATAGGTATTGAGAGGCTGATAATGGTACTGGAGGCCAACGGCTTACTCGACATACCGCCCATACAGATGGATGTGTTTATAGCCGTATTGGATGAGACCTACAGAGATTACGGGTTAAAGTTGCTTTACAGGTTGAGGATGGCGGGATTTTCTGCTGAAACGGATTATGTGGGCAGAAGTCTTAAAGCCCAGATGAAGTATGCCGATAAAATTCCCTCCAAGTATGCCTTTATAATCGGCGAAGACGAGGTAAAAACCGGAATAATAACTGTAAAAGATTTGACCACCGGTGAGCAGGAAAAGGTGCCTTGCGAAGAAGTTGAGACATATTTAAAAAACAAGATTAGGAAGGGTTGTTAG
- a CDS encoding S1C family serine protease, which translates to MKIFLRYKYLIAVLLGFTLGAAVVAGGIFTYHFFFPSKSANADVGTQTTLNSTLPVQIGPADIPGIVERVSNAVVFIETTVESRTAPDPFFDDPFFREFFGDAFRIPNRVSRGIGSGFIISPDGYILTNDHVIEGASEVNVTVKGFAKPFKATVVGKDFELDLAVLKINSETKLPSLTLGDSDKMRVGDWVIAIGNPYRLDHTVTVGVISAKGRPLSITDRSTGKTRVFKDLIQTDAAINPGNSGGPLISLSGEVIGINTAVNAEAQGIGFAIPINTAKEVLDELIKSGGVTRPYIGVYLQDITKDLADYFQLNSTDGALISYVLPGSPAEKAGLQQGDIILKVNDNPIKKSSDVSEIISKTKVGEKIVLVIYRNGRTLYVPVKVDKKPS; encoded by the coding sequence TTGAAGATCTTTCTCAGGTATAAATACCTGATAGCTGTACTCCTGGGATTCACTCTAGGGGCGGCCGTAGTGGCTGGAGGAATATTTACCTATCATTTCTTTTTCCCTTCCAAATCCGCCAATGCGGACGTTGGAACTCAAACGACCCTAAACTCGACCCTGCCGGTTCAAATTGGTCCGGCAGACATTCCGGGTATTGTAGAAAGGGTGAGCAACGCGGTAGTTTTTATTGAGACCACCGTAGAAAGCAGGACTGCACCCGATCCTTTTTTCGATGACCCCTTTTTCAGAGAATTTTTCGGCGACGCCTTTCGCATTCCAAACAGGGTGAGCAGAGGTATCGGATCGGGTTTCATCATCAGTCCCGACGGGTACATCTTGACTAATGATCACGTAATAGAAGGTGCCAGTGAAGTTAACGTAACAGTAAAGGGATTCGCCAAACCTTTTAAAGCCACCGTCGTTGGAAAGGATTTCGAGCTGGACCTAGCTGTGTTAAAGATAAATTCCGAAACTAAACTCCCCTCTCTTACTTTGGGCGATTCGGATAAGATGCGGGTCGGCGATTGGGTGATAGCTATCGGCAACCCCTACCGTCTCGATCACACGGTAACTGTCGGAGTAATAAGCGCAAAGGGCAGGCCGCTGTCCATAACCGACCGTTCAACCGGCAAGACCAGGGTTTTTAAGGACCTAATTCAGACCGATGCGGCCATCAATCCCGGGAACAGCGGCGGACCGTTGATATCTTTGAGCGGAGAAGTTATCGGCATAAATACGGCCGTCAATGCAGAAGCCCAGGGTATCGGCTTTGCCATCCCCATTAATACCGCTAAAGAAGTCCTGGATGAACTTATCAAGAGCGGGGGAGTCACCAGGCCCTACATAGGCGTCTACCTACAGGACATTACAAAAGACCTGGCTGACTATTTTCAGCTTAACAGCACCGATGGTGCCCTGATAAGTTACGTCCTTCCGGGTAGCCCCGCAGAAAAAGCCGGTCTTCAGCAGGGCGATATAATCCTAAAGGTCAACGACAACCCCATCAAAAAATCCAGCGACGTATCGGAAATAATAAGTAAGACAAAAGTAGGCGAAAAAATAGTTCTGGTAATTTACAGGAACGGTAGAACACTTTATGTTCCGGTAAAAGTAGATAAAAAGCCCAGCTGA
- a CDS encoding MBL fold metallo-hydrolase, translating to MFVKRLQVGPLASNCYVLADEHCKKAAIIDPGANPEIILEVVNKEGFEVDYIILTHGHADHIGAVREIKQSTGSKVAIHEKDAKMLLSPEENLSSYMGCGFTQPAADVELRGDENLQIGDIILEVIWTPGHTPGSICVKAGNLLFTGDTLFAGSVGRTDFPGGSYRELLNSIKTKLLVFDDDVRVLPGHGPESTIGGERATNPFLR from the coding sequence ATGTTTGTTAAGCGCTTACAGGTAGGGCCGCTTGCTTCTAACTGTTATGTTTTGGCTGACGAACACTGCAAAAAGGCAGCAATAATCGATCCCGGGGCGAATCCGGAAATTATTCTGGAAGTAGTCAATAAAGAGGGTTTTGAAGTGGATTATATCATCCTTACCCACGGGCATGCGGACCATATAGGAGCGGTCAGGGAAATTAAACAATCCACCGGTTCGAAGGTTGCCATTCACGAAAAAGACGCAAAAATGCTGCTTTCCCCTGAAGAAAACCTGTCAAGCTATATGGGGTGTGGCTTCACCCAGCCTGCCGCTGATGTGGAGCTAAGAGGAGATGAAAACCTCCAAATAGGCGATATAATACTGGAGGTAATATGGACCCCGGGACACACTCCGGGAAGTATTTGTGTAAAAGCGGGGAATCTCCTTTTTACCGGCGATACTCTTTTTGCAGGTTCTGTAGGTAGAACCGATTTTCCGGGAGGATCTTACAGGGAATTGTTAAACTCCATTAAGACAAAACTCTTGGTATTTGACGACGACGTTCGAGTTCTCCCGGGTCACGGTCCTGAATCGACTATCGGTGGTGAGAGGGCAACCAACCCGTTTTTGCGCTAA
- the dtd gene encoding D-aminoacyl-tRNA deacylase — translation MRAVVQRVKKASVTVDGEVISEIGPGLMVLVGVGHDDTPEDAEYLADKVASLRVFEDGEGKMNLSVADTGGEILIVSQFTLMGDVRKGRRPSFSLAAPQDKARELYERFVEYCRRKISKVKTGQFQAHMLVTILNDGPVTILLDSKKVF, via the coding sequence ATGCGGGCTGTTGTTCAGCGGGTTAAGAAAGCTTCCGTCACCGTTGATGGTGAAGTCATCAGCGAGATAGGACCCGGGCTTATGGTCCTGGTAGGAGTGGGCCATGACGACACTCCGGAGGATGCGGAATATCTCGCCGACAAAGTAGCGTCACTGAGAGTTTTTGAAGACGGGGAAGGGAAAATGAATCTTTCGGTCGCCGATACCGGTGGAGAAATTCTTATAGTATCCCAGTTTACGTTAATGGGCGACGTTAGGAAAGGGCGAAGGCCGAGCTTTTCGCTTGCGGCTCCCCAGGATAAAGCCCGCGAATTATACGAAAGGTTTGTGGAATATTGCAGGCGAAAAATATCCAAAGTTAAAACCGGGCAGTTCCAGGCTCATATGCTGGTAACTATTTTAAACGACGGGCCTGTGACCATATTGCTCGATTCGAAAAAAGTGTTTTGA